In the Mycobacteriales bacterium genome, CGTCTTGAGTCCGGTGTCGGCCAGCGCGGTCAGGGCGGCGTCGACGTCGGGGAACGTGGTCCACGCCGCCTCGTAGCAGGCCAGGTACCCGGCAAATATGGCGTCGAGGTCCTTGTCGGCGCCGGGATCGATGCCGATGAGCGGGAGGAAGTCACGCAGCCGTCGGCGGCGCTGCTCGGCGAAGCTGATCTGCCGCGATCGCCAGGCCGGGAAGTGCCGTTCCTCGGCGTCGAACCACGCTTCGGCCAGATCGTCCGTTGCCACGACTCCCAGCGACGGCAACCACGCGTGGAGCGCGGCGGTCACCGAGCCGACATGGTCGACGAGTGTGCCGTCGAGGTCGAAGATCACCGCATCGACCGGAGCATCGCTCACCCGCCCAACCTAGGCTGTGGGGGACCGTTGGTCCTAGCCTGAGCACCATGGACGAGGTCATCGCGAGCACTACGCAGGGCAAGGTGCGGGGCACCCAGGTGGATGGCGTCAGTGCGTTCCTCGGCATCCCGTACGCCGCCGCGCCGACCGGGCGAGCGTTGTTCGAGGCGCCGGCGGCCGCCGTGAGCTGGGATGGCGTGCGCGACGCGACCAGGTTGGGCCCGACGGCGCCGAAACCGCCGTACGCGTCACCGATGGACACGCTATTGCTGGACCCGGTGATCGCGGGCGACGAGAGCCTCAACGTCAATGTTTGG is a window encoding:
- a CDS encoding HAD family hydrolase produces the protein MSDAPVDAVIFDLDGTLVDHVGSVTAALHAWLPSLGVVATDDLAEAWFDAEERHFPAWRSRQISFAEQRRRRLRDFLPLIGIDPGADKDLDAIFAGYLACYEAAWTTFPDVDAALTALADTGLKTAVLTNGTVEQQTAKLNAVGLRGRTGPVFTAEELGAAKPDSSTYLTVCTQLDVNPGAALHVGDLYELDVLAPRAAGLRAVLLDRADRGLYDEPHRITSLDQLADHVAGT